Genomic DNA from Filimonas effusa:
CTTGCAACTGGTAACCGCCTGTCAGCTCTTTCGACACTGCTTTCCTGATACCCGCACCCTGACCTTCATTCTTATAAAAAAGATGGAATTCACTATTGTTCACGACGATATCACCATCGATACAGGAAGAATTCGCATTCGGCGGGAAATACAGTTGTTTAGGCTCCGCTTCCAGGTCGGTAAAATCTTTATTGGCATAAGCATAATAGATCTTATCGGGATCATTACCATGCTTCATCGACCAGTAGATCATATATTTACCTGCTTTGGCATCATAAATACTCTGTGGCGCCCACACGCGCAGCAGGTTTTCATTACCGGGAAACCGGGTTTGAATATTGATGACAGAAGCAGTCCAATTAACAAGATCAGTGGATTTCATCAGCACCATGGCGCGGTTCGAATTCCATCCAAGTGAGCAAACCATATCGGTTACCACCATATAAAAAGTTTTGCCATCTGCTCCACGTAAAATATGCGGGTCGCGAACGCCGCCGGTAGAGCTGATATCTGAAGAAGCCACAACAGGCTGGTTGCCATTCAGCGCTTTAAAATTGTAACCATCATCACTTAAAGCAAAGTGAATCGATTCATCCTCCTTTTT
This window encodes:
- a CDS encoding glycoside hydrolase family 43 protein, yielding MNSISSRFRPFRVLPAVARLPFFLFLASFVLSLFMLAPVHAQKAKQKYTAYLFAYFTGNKKEDESIHFALSDDGYNFKALNGNQPVVASSDISSTGGVRDPHILRGADGKTFYMVVTDMVCSLGWNSNRAMVLMKSTDLVNWTASVINIQTRFPGNENLLRVWAPQSIYDAKAGKYMIYWSMKHGNDPDKIYYAYANKDFTDLEAEPKQLYFPPNANSSCIDGDIVVNNSEFHLFYKNEGQGAGIRKAVSKELTGGYQLQDSAYVNQTKDPVEGAGTFKLNDGEGWILMYDVYTKGKYQFTKTNDLQHFSVIDHEVTMDFHPRHGTVMPITDKEKKRLLKQWGTVTTAAAH